DNA sequence from the Halocalculus aciditolerans genome:
GTCCAGAACGAGAGCTGGATCGGCACGCCGAGCGCGACGCTGACGCGGTTGAAGAAGAGGAGGAGCGCGAGACCGATGACGATCCACGGGTAGATGAGCGGGGAGATGAGAATCGTCTCCAGCGTCGTCTGGAAGCGGAAGTCGTAGCGCGTGATAGCGAACGCCGCGAGCCCGCCGATGACGGTCGAGCAGATACCGGTCGCGACGGCGAGCTTCACGCTCGTCGCGAGCGCGCTCCCGATGTTGAGGTAGCCGAGCTGCTGCGGGAGGTCCGTGTACCAGTGCGTCGTGAACGCCTGCGGCGGCCAGGTCGCGTACGCGGACTGCTGGAAGCTGATGACGACGACGATGGCGAGCGGCGCGAGCAAGAACACCACCGTCGCGTAGACGAGCAGATTGTAGCCGACCGAGGACGCCCGCGACAGCCACTGGTCCAGCGCGAACCCGTGGTCGTCCGCATCACTCACCCCCATCTCAGACACCCCCGACGCCGGACATGCGTTTCAGCGCGCGCTGGTAGCCGACGATGACCAGGAGCGCGATGGCGACGAGAACGATGGAGAGCGCGCTCGCGAACGGCCAGTTACTCGTGCTCGTGAACGTGTTCGTGATGACGACGGGGAGCACTTTCACGCCGCCGCCG
Encoded proteins:
- a CDS encoding ABC transporter permease yields the protein MGVSDADDHGFALDQWLSRASSVGYNLLVYATVVFLLAPLAIVVVISFQQSAYATWPPQAFTTHWYTDLPQQLGYLNIGSALATSVKLAVATGICSTVIGGLAAFAITRYDFRFQTTLETILISPLIYPWIVIGLALLLFFNRVSVALGVPIQLSFWTLLVGHIMFTLPYPIRTIGASLQNYDLSLEEAAQNLGATELESYLRITLPLIQPGIMSGFVFAFILSFNQYIVSLFLSGAQTKTMPLVLFSLFYNTAPATLAAIATLLMAGVLSVILVMEYFFGISDFM